GCTTCCAATGCAAGTTCTGATTTCGTCCTGAACTTTTTTCATCACTCTAGGGTTTCTAACTAGTTCTGCCATAGCCCAAATCATGGTGATGGCACTTGTGTCTACTCCAGCTAGATATATATTCTATAAAAAGaagacattatatataattataaactaaGGATATACATATTAGATTCAAGAAAAATGAAGTAAAGAGATTTGTTTGCTTACTGTGCTGATCCCTTTGAGATGATCAATGGTGAGCTTGAAAGATTCATTATCTTCTTGTTTATGTATCATCTCTAAGACCGCGTCGATGAGATCAGGACGATCTTGTGTGAAAGTCTTAGATTGATGATCATCAATTATATGATCAAGAAATGTATCAACCTCGTTGAAAACATTTTGAAGTCTTTTAAGTTGCCCTGACACGACGTCTAGAAACCATCCAAGACCACCAGTGGGGAAGAGATCAGTAAATTTGAGAGACATGTTTTTGTGAGCTTCAAGCATCAGTTCTTCGACTCTTTCCTCGCCGATATGCTTGTTCTCGAAGAAACTCTGTCCAAAGGCAGTTCTTGATACGATACTCCCAGTTAGGCAAAATAGGGTTGTGCTCAGATTAACTGGAGACTGCTTCAAAGCCGATTCTTTAAGTTTCTTGACCAGCAAGTCACACTCTTCCTCTCTAACATACCTAAAAGACTGAACCTTTTTAACGCTGAAAAACTCACGAACCGAAAGCTTACGCAGCTCTCTCCATGTTTCACCGTATACCCCAGAGCCGATGTCATTACCATTGCGCGAGAAAGTCTTTAAGGCGATGGTGGTAGGTCTTGTACAACACTCAAGGTCATGGGTTTTGAGAACTTCTTCAGCTCCTTCACTCGATGTGATCACGACCATTCTAACAACCCCTAGACGGAGAAGCATCATGGGTCCGTGTTTCTTGGAGAGGTCGTGAAGACATGTGTGAAGCGAGCCCTTGATCTGGTGAAGGTTACCGATGAACGGAATCTGTGTTGGACCTGAAGGAAGATTGTTTGAGTGTTTCTTGTTCTTATTGATAAACAAGAAGAgaaggggaagaagaagaagcaagaggAAAGACAGAAGAATCGCCATCGTTTTCGTTTAAGACCAAAACAAGAGCGTTTTAGTGAGCTTGTCCAAagtataattatatatgaaGACGGTTTTATATAAGGACACACTAGTCGGTGAGGATATATACGTTACATCTTAACGTCAGTGAGGATAAGCTCGAGATGAAGACTGAGAGGTTGAGCAAGATTCTCGTAGATACGTGtcattttctttaattaataatttttaacatgACATGAAAAAACGTATTTGTGATAATACTATTTGATAGCTGGCATACTACAGAAGGTATGTAGAAGAGCAT
The nucleotide sequence above comes from Brassica napus cultivar Da-Ae chromosome A9, Da-Ae, whole genome shotgun sequence. Encoded proteins:
- the LOC106360383 gene encoding cytochrome P450 71B4-like, which translates into the protein MAILLSFLLLLLLPLLFLFINKNKKHSNNLPSGPTQIPFIGNLHQIKGSLHTCLHDLSKKHGPMMLLRLGVVRMVVITSSEGAEEVLKTHDLECCTRPTTIALKTFSRNGNDIGSGVYGETWRELRKLSVREFFSVKKVQSFRYVREEECDLLVKKLKESALKQSPVNLSTTLFCLTGSIVSRTAFGQSFFENKHIGEERVEELMLEAHKNMSLKFTDLFPTGGLGWFLDVVSGQLKRLQNVFNEVDTFLDHIIDDHQSKTFTQDRPDLIDAVLEMIHKQEDNESFKLTIDHLKGISTNIYLAGVDTSAITMIWAMAELVRNPRVMKKVQDEIRTCIGSKQKERLAEEEIDKLQYLKLVVKETLRLHPPAPLLLPRETMSHIKIQGYDIPPKILLLINAWSIGRDPKYWKDPEEFIPERFIDSPVDYRGKSFEFLPFGSGRRICPGMASAIATIELGLLNLLYYFDWSLPEEKKHMDMEEAGVVTVVKKIPLELIPSLHQ